A genome region from Hevea brasiliensis isolate MT/VB/25A 57/8 chromosome 9, ASM3005281v1, whole genome shotgun sequence includes the following:
- the LOC110658975 gene encoding uncharacterized protein LOC110658975 — MPERKRKAPTLVDLCVNVAISHVRYLGDVGETDLLILDRILPHCSLDQLMHVEKSTVGRDLSPVTDKLWKRFYELQFGEANANLAIERMSRCKASFRWRDLYEAKLKVIAKQEDEAVARLRQSYKKEDTKKQSKQIRLCTKVPPSGSKRNFYGGSGPGYNLSNVKSNLMKKSKIEFLKSREVKNIAAMKKISVPRNNSASTVTKTGGFPGNNSASSSRHTKSFDRRF; from the exons ATGCCTGAAAGAAAGAGGAAGGCTCCTACATTGGTTGATCTTTGTGTTAATGTGGCAATAAGTCATGTGAGGTACTTAGGAGACGTTGGGGAAACAGATTTACTTATCCTTGATCGCATTTTACCACATTGTTCATTGGACCAGTTGATGCATGTAGAGAAAAGCACAGTA GGGCGAGATCTTAGCCCAGTAACTGATAAGCTATGGAAGAGATTCTATGAGCTGCAGTTTGGCGAGGCAAATGCTAATCTTGCAATAGAGAGGATGAGCAGGTGCAAAGCTTCCTTTCGCTGGAGAGACCTATATGAG GCAAAACTGAAGGTTATTGCTAAGCAGGAGGATGAAGCAGTTGCTCGACTTCGGCAATCATACAAAAAGGAAGATACTA AAAAACAAAGTAAGCAAATTCGTCTTTGCACAAAGGTTCCACCTTCAGGCAGTAAAAGAAACTTTTATGGAG GAAGTGGACCTGGATACAATCTTTCCAATGTGAAGAGCAACTTGATGAAGAAATCAAAAATAGAATTTCTTAAGAG CCGAGAAGTGAAAAATATTGCAGCCATGAAGAAAATTTCGGTGCCAAGAAATAATAG TGCCTCCACTGTGACAAAGACTGGGGGCTTTCCTGGAAATAATTCCGCATCATCTTCTAGACATACAAAGTCATTCGACAGGAGATTCTAG
- the LOC110658976 gene encoding citrate synthase, glyoxysomal isoform X1 — MSKSDSSSFSIAASGRLAVLAAHLTAAASIESASISPPVLEAQSVSALVPPPGNLQRTLTVIDERNGKKYQIQVSEHGTVKASDFKKISAGKDDKGLKLYDPGYLNTAPVQSSISYIDGDEGILRYRGYPIEELAESSTFLEVSYLILYGNLPSESQLADWEFAISQHSAVPQGILDIIQAMPHDAHPMGVLVSAMSALSIFHPDANPALRGQDLYKSKQVRDKQIARILGKAPTIAAAAYLRLAGRPPVLPSSNLSYAENFLYMLDSLANRSYKPNPRLARVLDILFILHAEHEMNCSTAAARHLASSGVDVYTSLAGAVGALYGPLHGGANEAVLKMLSEIGTVENIPDFIEGVKNRKRKMSGFGHRVYKNYDPRAKVIKKLAEEVFSIVGRDPLIEVAVALEKAALSDEYFVKRKLYPNVDFYSGLIYRAMGFPTEFFPVLFAIPRMAGYLAHWRESLDDPDTKIMRPQQVYTGAWLRHYMPLKERMETSDADRLGQVSVSNASRRRLAGSGI; from the exons ATGTCAAAATCCGACTCTTCCTCCTTCTCCATCGCTGCTAGTGGCCGGTTGGCCGTGCTCGCAGCTCACCTTACTGCCGCGGCGTCGATTGAGTCGGCCTCGATTTCGCCTCCCGTTTTAGAGGCGCAGAGTGTCTCCGCCCTGGTCCCGCCGCCGGGAAACTTACAGAGAACTCTCACCGTCATTGATGAGAGGAACGGTAAGAAGTATCAAATTCAGGTCTCTGAACATGGCACAGTCAAAGCCTCTGATTTCAAAAAG ATATCAGCTGGAAAGGATGACAAGGGGCTCAAACTTTATGACCCAGGTTATCTCAACACGGCTCCTGTTCAGTCTTCAATTTCTTACATCGATGGTGACGAGGGTATCCTCAGATATAGAGGCTACCCAATAGAGGAGTTGGCTGAGAGTAGCACCTTTTTGGAAGTGTCCTACCTCATAT TGTATGGGAACTTGCCATCTGAAAGTCAGTTAGCAGACTGGGAATTTGCTATTTCTCAGCATTCCGCTGTAccacagggcattttg GATATTATACAGGCAATGCCTCATGATGCACACCCAATGGGTGTACTTGTCAGTGCAATGAGTGCTCTTTCGATCTTTCATCCTGACGCTAATCCTGCTCTTAGA GGGCAAGATCTTTACAAGTCCAAACAAGTCAGAGACAAACAAATTGCTCGCATTCTTGGAAAG GCACCTACTATTGCAGCAGCAGCATATTTGAGGTTGGCAGGCAGGCCTCCAGTTTTGCCTTCCAGCAACCTTTCTTACGCAGAGAACTTCTTGTACATGCTAGATTCACT AGCTAATCGATCATATAAACCTAATCCTCGACTTGCTCGAGTGCTAGACATACTTTTCATACTGCATGCAGAGCATGAAATGAATTGCTCCACTGCTGCTGCCAGGCATCTTGCATCGAG TGGTGTCGATGTATACACTTCTCTTGCTGGGGCTGTTGGAGCACTGTACGGTCCTCTTCATGGTGGAGCAAATGAG GCTGTGCTTAAGATGTTGAGTGAGATCGGAACTGTTGAGAACATTCCAGACTTCATTGAGGGTGTGAAAAACAG GAAGCGAAAGATGTCGGGTTTTGGACATAGGGTGTACAAAAACTATGATCCCAGAGCAAAAGTCATTAAGAAACTAGCAGAGGAAGTATTTTCTATTGTTGGTCGAGATCCTCTTATTGAG GTAGCAGTTGCTTTGGAGAAAGCTGCACTATCTGATGAATATTTCGTTAAGAGGAAGCTATATCCAAATGTTGATTTCTACTCTGGATTAATATATAG AGCAATGGGATTTCCAACGGAGTTCTTCCCTGTATTATTTGCTATTCCTCGAATGGCTGGTTACTTAGCACACTGGCGAGAGTCACTGGATGATCCTGATACAAAGATAATGAGACCACAGCAG GTCTACACTGGGGCATGGCTTCGACATTATATGCCACTCAAAGAAAGGATGGAAACAAGCGATGCAGATAGGCTTGGTCAAGTTTCTGTTTCAAATGCCTCTAGGCGCCGGCTTGCTGGATCTGGGATTTAG
- the LOC110658976 gene encoding citrate synthase, glyoxysomal isoform X2, with amino-acid sequence MSKSDSSSFSIAASGRLAVLAAHLTAAASIESASISPPVLEAQSVSALVPPPGNLQRTLTVIDERNGKKYQIQVSEHGTVKASDFKKISAGKDDKGLKLYDPGYLNTAPVQSSISYIDGDEGILRYRGYPIEELAESSTFLEVSYLILYGNLPSESQLADWEFAISQHSAVPQGILDIIQAMPHDAHPMGVLVSAMSALSIFHPDANPALRGQDLYKSKQVRDKQIARILGKAPTIAAAAYLRLAGRPPVLPSSNLSYAENFLYMLDSLANRSYKPNPRLARVLDILFILHAEHEMNCSTAAARHLASSGVDVYTSLAGAVGALYGPLHGGANEAVLKMLSEIGTVENIPDFIEGVKNRKRKMSGFGHRVYKNYDPRAKVIKKLAEEVFSIVGRDPLIEVAVALEKAALSDEYFVKRKLYPNVDFYSGLIYR; translated from the exons ATGTCAAAATCCGACTCTTCCTCCTTCTCCATCGCTGCTAGTGGCCGGTTGGCCGTGCTCGCAGCTCACCTTACTGCCGCGGCGTCGATTGAGTCGGCCTCGATTTCGCCTCCCGTTTTAGAGGCGCAGAGTGTCTCCGCCCTGGTCCCGCCGCCGGGAAACTTACAGAGAACTCTCACCGTCATTGATGAGAGGAACGGTAAGAAGTATCAAATTCAGGTCTCTGAACATGGCACAGTCAAAGCCTCTGATTTCAAAAAG ATATCAGCTGGAAAGGATGACAAGGGGCTCAAACTTTATGACCCAGGTTATCTCAACACGGCTCCTGTTCAGTCTTCAATTTCTTACATCGATGGTGACGAGGGTATCCTCAGATATAGAGGCTACCCAATAGAGGAGTTGGCTGAGAGTAGCACCTTTTTGGAAGTGTCCTACCTCATAT TGTATGGGAACTTGCCATCTGAAAGTCAGTTAGCAGACTGGGAATTTGCTATTTCTCAGCATTCCGCTGTAccacagggcattttg GATATTATACAGGCAATGCCTCATGATGCACACCCAATGGGTGTACTTGTCAGTGCAATGAGTGCTCTTTCGATCTTTCATCCTGACGCTAATCCTGCTCTTAGA GGGCAAGATCTTTACAAGTCCAAACAAGTCAGAGACAAACAAATTGCTCGCATTCTTGGAAAG GCACCTACTATTGCAGCAGCAGCATATTTGAGGTTGGCAGGCAGGCCTCCAGTTTTGCCTTCCAGCAACCTTTCTTACGCAGAGAACTTCTTGTACATGCTAGATTCACT AGCTAATCGATCATATAAACCTAATCCTCGACTTGCTCGAGTGCTAGACATACTTTTCATACTGCATGCAGAGCATGAAATGAATTGCTCCACTGCTGCTGCCAGGCATCTTGCATCGAG TGGTGTCGATGTATACACTTCTCTTGCTGGGGCTGTTGGAGCACTGTACGGTCCTCTTCATGGTGGAGCAAATGAG GCTGTGCTTAAGATGTTGAGTGAGATCGGAACTGTTGAGAACATTCCAGACTTCATTGAGGGTGTGAAAAACAG GAAGCGAAAGATGTCGGGTTTTGGACATAGGGTGTACAAAAACTATGATCCCAGAGCAAAAGTCATTAAGAAACTAGCAGAGGAAGTATTTTCTATTGTTGGTCGAGATCCTCTTATTGAG GTAGCAGTTGCTTTGGAGAAAGCTGCACTATCTGATGAATATTTCGTTAAGAGGAAGCTATATCCAAATGTTGATTTCTACTCTGGATTAATATATAGGTAG
- the LOC110658977 gene encoding receptor like protein 29-like, whose amino-acid sequence MFCSCFTLSPSVPTMFLLLLPFFLSPLPSVSITHARKQPPAPAPNKSLLSTNDMLHSEAETLFRIMDSLSSDQSWRTSYPNPCKSDSLWPGIECRLGPDNHFHVSRLDFGTRPNPTCKSTATFPNQIFALPFLQSVFFLNCFTHTKTLLSVPPNRLSNSSLQQLSLRSNPALVGPIPPQISFLKSLQILTLSQNRLSGPIPVGIFRLSSLIHLDLSYNILTGAIPIGLGNLRNLVGLDLSYNSLTGTIPGTIGQLGLLQKLDLSSNSLNGRIPDTIEKLSSLAFMALSNNRFSGNFPAGLSKLQSLQYFIMDDNPISIPLPVGFGKLVKLQELRLANSGYSGTIPPSFSLLMNLSTLSLQNNRLIGEIPAGFASLSHIYHLNLSRNLLGGVVPFDASFLKRLGRNLDLSGNPGLCLSPTEAYNVKIEVGVGVCETSKNSSLIRKSEAYHGFSKPFFLFGGLLVLVLHPILF is encoded by the coding sequence ATGTTTTGCAGTTGCTTTACCCTTTCACCTTCAGTTCCCACTATGTTTCTTCTTCTGCTTCCcttctttctctctcctcttcctTCTGTCTCCATCACCCATGCAAGGAAACAACCGCCAGCACCAGCCCCTAATAAGAGTCTCCTGTCAACCAACGACATGCTTCACTCGGAGGCTGAGACCCTTTTCAGGATCATGGACTCCTTGTCCTCTGATCAATCCTGGAGAACTTCTTACCCCAACCCTTGTAAGTCTGACTCACTTTGGCCTGGAATTGAGTGCCGATTAGGACCAGATAACCACTTCCATGTCTCGAGGCTTGATTTTGGTACTCGTCCAAATCCAACATGCAAGAGCACTGCTACATTTCCTAACCAAATCTTTGCTCTTCCTTTTCTTCAATCTGTTTTCTTCTTGAATTGTTTCACTCACACCAAAACCCTTCTCTCTGTTCCTCCAAATAGACTGTCAAATTCTTCGCTTCAGCAACTTAGTCTTAGATCAAACCCAGCGCTTGTTGGTCCAATCCCACCTCAAATTTCCTTCCTAAAGTCCTTACAAATCCTCACATTGTCACAAAATCGCCTTTCTGGGCCTATTCCGGTTGGGATTTTTAGGTTGAGCTCCTTGATACACCTTGATTTGAGCTATAATATTCTCACAGGTGCTATACCAATTGGATTGGGTAATCTTAGAAACCTAGTGGGCCTTGATCTAAGCTATAATTCGCTTACTGGCACAATTCCAGGCACTATCGGCCAACTGGGTTTGCTTCAGAAACTTGATTTGAGTTCAAATTCGCTTAATGGTCGTATTCCTGATACCATAGAGAAGCTCAGTTCATTGGCTTTCATGGCTTTGAGTAACAACAGATTCAGTGGAAATTTTCCAGCCGGATTGTCAAAGTTACAAAGCTTGCAGTATTTTATCATGGATGACAATCCAATAAGTATTCCTTTGCCAGTAGGGTTCGGTAAGCTAGTGAAACTACAAGAGCTAAGGCTTGCCAATTCGGGGTATTCAGGCACTATTCCACCCAGCTTTTCTCTGTTGATGAATCTAAGCACATTGTCTCTTCAGAACAACAGATTGATAGGTGAAATTCCGGCAGGTTTTGCCAGTCTCTCTCACATTTATCACTTGAATCTTAGCAGAAACTTGTTGGGAGGAGTTGTGCCTTTCGATGCAAGTTTCTTGAAGAGGCTAGGAAGGAATTTGGACCTAAGTGGTAATCCAGGCCTATGTTTGAGTCCAACTGAAGCATATAATGTCAAGATTGAAGTTGGAGTTGGTGTCTGTGAAACCAGCAAGAATAGCTCTTTGATCAGGAAATCTGAAGCTTATCACGGGTTCTCCAAACCATTCTTTCTATTTGGTGGTCTTCTTGTTCTTGTATTGCACCCAATACTGTTTTAG
- the LOC110659019 gene encoding protein MAIN-LIKE 2 isoform X1, producing the protein MVAVMETGVNSSGPADGSVSLMDQNATNPGPIDASVLYDQENHVSSAVWDGQERGVLRCHEHTSKLGEWRLTQRQIELVEKAGFGYLRRFPSISLDNPLISALVERWRKETNTFHLRVGEMTITLEDVALLLGLAIDGEPVLGVTYTSCKSVCEKFLGRVPDTGYMSGGMVKLSWLKEYFSQCPDDSPLEEIERHTRAYLLYLVGSTIFSTTTGNKVPIMYLPLFDDFEKAGKYAWGAAALAFLYRALGRASLKSQSTISGCLTLLQCWSYFHLNIGRPNFYQEPVRDCFPFVHWWKGKQSAATVKRDIIFYRKALDSLKPCDVEWVPYNNLDSNLIPKSVRSSLILGRSKTMLICFDKAERHLPDRCLRQIGMLQGIPKDVDHWERKSRGVDSGIDLSGKMESELSEWSARKLHIVQDDGGRVDEREYMHWYSRITRKFVGRPVSPLPQFQRTVKFRTKKKRMNAGLRDIAHLADTFLTEGLDPMQIDSITRIRSIAHDCLGDHIADETVISVNSQIGDLVEDTTVVATTSQKEDHDGNATIVAATSQKEDHDGDATIVAVTSQNEIGKRKREKERVRRNTKGKRKRKDDSVQYYTAREVEPIQFYATPFRADPMHLCCHCRVISHIDHSSIKFGKRVKKKDKARKKLSKKTNRKRKRKDDRAQCDAAGEDALSQFHSAATKDNQIQLSPVDSKDDQQQLVLADGEVEGLQPHHADGELDHSEPSHAAVEGERSETNHAASEGKAAESSNAADKVVDPNGGDIAHEINDLNLSPVAGESLPQTAKVEGEVVPGTSVETGKDVAQQNDIKSCSVE; encoded by the exons ATGG TAGCAGTCATGGAAACTGGTGTAAACAGTTCTGGACCAGCTGATGGTTCTGTATCGCTAATGGACCAAAATGCAACCAATCCTGGGCCAATTGATGCTTCTGTACTTTATGACCAAGAAAACCATGTCTCCTCGGCAGTATGGGATGGGCAG GAGCGTGGTGTGCTTAGATGTCATGAGCACACTTCAAAGTTGGGTGAATGGAGGCTTACACAACGACAAATTGAGTTGGTGGAGAAGGCTGGGTTTGGATATTTAAGAAGGTTTCCTTCTATTAGCCTAGACAATCCACTCATTTCTGCTCTTGTTGAGAGATGGAGGAAAGAAACAAACACCTTTCACTTGAGGGTTGGAGAAATGACAATAACCCTTGAAGATGTTGCATTGTTGCTTGGGTTAGCAATTGATGGAGAACCTGTCCTAGGTGTAACATATACTTCGTGCAAGTCAGTCTGTGAAAAGTTTCTGGGAAGGGTCCCTGATACTGGGTACATGAGTGGCGGAATGGTAAAACTAAGTTGGTTGAAGGAGTACTTCTCCCAGTGTCCTGACGATTCACCACTGGAAGAGATTGAGCGCCACACACGTGCTTACCTTTTGTACCTTGTGGGAAGTACAATCTTTTCAACTACTACTGGGAACAAAGTCCCTATCATGTACCTCCCACTGTTTGACGATTTTGAAAAGGCAGGAAAGTATGCATGGGGTGCTGCAGCATTGGCTTTTTTGTATAGAGCACTTGGTAGAGCATCTCTTAAATCTCAAAGTACAATCAGCGGTTGTTTGACACTACTACAG TGTTGGAGTTACTTTCACCTTAATATTGGCCGACCAAATTTTTACCAAGAGCCAGTCCGTGATTGTTTCCCATTTGTACATTGGTGGAAGGGAAAACAAAGTGCTGCAACAGTGAAACGGGACATAATATTTTATCGTAAGGCATTGGACTCCCTAAAACCATGTGAT GTGGAGTGGGTTCCTTACAATAATTTGGACAGTAATTTAATTCCAAAAAGTGTCAGAAGTAGTTTGATTCTTGGGAGATCAAAGACAATGTTGATCTGCTTCGACAAGGCAGAAAGACACCTCCCTGATCGTTGCTTAAGGCAAATTGGCATGCTTCAAGGAATCCCAAAAGATGTGGATCATTGGGAGAGAAAGAGCCGTGGAGTTGACAGTGGGATAGACCTGTCGGGGAAAATGGAATCAGAGCTTAGTGAATGGTCAGCCCGTAAACTCCACATTGTGCAAGATGATGGTGGCAGAGTTGATGAAAGAGAATACATGCACTGGTATTCAAGAATTACACGTAAATTTGTAGGAAGGCCAGTGTCTCCCTTGCCTCAGTTTCAGAGAACAGTAAAGTTCAGAACCAAAAAGAAGAGAATG AATGCTGGTTTAAGAGATATTGCACATTTAGCAGATACATTCTTAACCGAAGGGTTGGATCCCATGCAAATTGACTCTATAACCAGGATCAGGTCTATTGCACATGATTGTTTAGGGGACCATATCGCAGATGAAACAGTAATTTCAGTCAATTCACAGATAGGAGACCTCGTTGAAGATACAACCGTAGTTGCAACGACTTCACAGAAAGAAGACCATGATGGAAATGCAACCATAGTTGCAGCCACTTCACAGAAAGAAGACCATGATGGAGATGCAACCATAGTTGCAGTCACTTCACAAAATGAAATTGgcaaaagaaaaagggaaaaggaACGTGTAAGAAGGAACACCAAGGGTAAACGTAAGAGGAAGGATGATTCAGTACAATATTATACTGCTAGGGAGGTTGAGCCAATTCAATTTTACGCTACACCATTCAGGGCTGATCCGATGCATTTATGTTGTCATTGTCGTGTTATTAGTCACATTGATCATTCATCCATTAAATTTGGCAAAAGAGTGAAGAAAAAGGATAAAGCAAGAAAGAAGTTGAGCAAGAAGACAAACCGGAAACGCAAGAGGAAGGATGATAGAGCGCAATGTGATGCAGCTGGTGAGGATGCCCTGTCTCAATTTCACAGTGCAGCTACCAAGGATAATCAGATTCAATTATCTCCTGTTGATAGCAAGGATGATCAACAGCAGCTAGTTCTTGCAGATGGTGAGGTTGAAGGTTTGCAGCCACATCATGCTGATGGTGAGCTTGATCATTCTGAACCAAGTCATGCTGCTGTTGAAGGTGAGCGATCAGAGACTAACCATGCAGCTTCTGAAGGTAAAGCAGCAGAGTCCAGTAATGCAGCAGATAAGGTTGTTGACCCAAATGGTGGTGACATAGCCCATGAAATTAATGACTTGAATCTTTCTCCTGTTGCTGGTGAGAGTCTTCCACAAACAGCAAAAGTTGAAGGAGAGGTTGTTCCAGGGACATCTGTTGAAACTGGGAAGGATGTTGCACAGcagaatgatattaaaagttgcaGTGTTGAATGA
- the LOC110659019 gene encoding protein MAIN-LIKE 2 isoform X2, with translation METGVNSSGPADGSVSLMDQNATNPGPIDASVLYDQENHVSSAVWDGQERGVLRCHEHTSKLGEWRLTQRQIELVEKAGFGYLRRFPSISLDNPLISALVERWRKETNTFHLRVGEMTITLEDVALLLGLAIDGEPVLGVTYTSCKSVCEKFLGRVPDTGYMSGGMVKLSWLKEYFSQCPDDSPLEEIERHTRAYLLYLVGSTIFSTTTGNKVPIMYLPLFDDFEKAGKYAWGAAALAFLYRALGRASLKSQSTISGCLTLLQCWSYFHLNIGRPNFYQEPVRDCFPFVHWWKGKQSAATVKRDIIFYRKALDSLKPCDVEWVPYNNLDSNLIPKSVRSSLILGRSKTMLICFDKAERHLPDRCLRQIGMLQGIPKDVDHWERKSRGVDSGIDLSGKMESELSEWSARKLHIVQDDGGRVDEREYMHWYSRITRKFVGRPVSPLPQFQRTVKFRTKKKRMNAGLRDIAHLADTFLTEGLDPMQIDSITRIRSIAHDCLGDHIADETVISVNSQIGDLVEDTTVVATTSQKEDHDGNATIVAATSQKEDHDGDATIVAVTSQNEIGKRKREKERVRRNTKGKRKRKDDSVQYYTAREVEPIQFYATPFRADPMHLCCHCRVISHIDHSSIKFGKRVKKKDKARKKLSKKTNRKRKRKDDRAQCDAAGEDALSQFHSAATKDNQIQLSPVDSKDDQQQLVLADGEVEGLQPHHADGELDHSEPSHAAVEGERSETNHAASEGKAAESSNAADKVVDPNGGDIAHEINDLNLSPVAGESLPQTAKVEGEVVPGTSVETGKDVAQQNDIKSCSVE, from the exons ATGGAAACTGGTGTAAACAGTTCTGGACCAGCTGATGGTTCTGTATCGCTAATGGACCAAAATGCAACCAATCCTGGGCCAATTGATGCTTCTGTACTTTATGACCAAGAAAACCATGTCTCCTCGGCAGTATGGGATGGGCAG GAGCGTGGTGTGCTTAGATGTCATGAGCACACTTCAAAGTTGGGTGAATGGAGGCTTACACAACGACAAATTGAGTTGGTGGAGAAGGCTGGGTTTGGATATTTAAGAAGGTTTCCTTCTATTAGCCTAGACAATCCACTCATTTCTGCTCTTGTTGAGAGATGGAGGAAAGAAACAAACACCTTTCACTTGAGGGTTGGAGAAATGACAATAACCCTTGAAGATGTTGCATTGTTGCTTGGGTTAGCAATTGATGGAGAACCTGTCCTAGGTGTAACATATACTTCGTGCAAGTCAGTCTGTGAAAAGTTTCTGGGAAGGGTCCCTGATACTGGGTACATGAGTGGCGGAATGGTAAAACTAAGTTGGTTGAAGGAGTACTTCTCCCAGTGTCCTGACGATTCACCACTGGAAGAGATTGAGCGCCACACACGTGCTTACCTTTTGTACCTTGTGGGAAGTACAATCTTTTCAACTACTACTGGGAACAAAGTCCCTATCATGTACCTCCCACTGTTTGACGATTTTGAAAAGGCAGGAAAGTATGCATGGGGTGCTGCAGCATTGGCTTTTTTGTATAGAGCACTTGGTAGAGCATCTCTTAAATCTCAAAGTACAATCAGCGGTTGTTTGACACTACTACAG TGTTGGAGTTACTTTCACCTTAATATTGGCCGACCAAATTTTTACCAAGAGCCAGTCCGTGATTGTTTCCCATTTGTACATTGGTGGAAGGGAAAACAAAGTGCTGCAACAGTGAAACGGGACATAATATTTTATCGTAAGGCATTGGACTCCCTAAAACCATGTGAT GTGGAGTGGGTTCCTTACAATAATTTGGACAGTAATTTAATTCCAAAAAGTGTCAGAAGTAGTTTGATTCTTGGGAGATCAAAGACAATGTTGATCTGCTTCGACAAGGCAGAAAGACACCTCCCTGATCGTTGCTTAAGGCAAATTGGCATGCTTCAAGGAATCCCAAAAGATGTGGATCATTGGGAGAGAAAGAGCCGTGGAGTTGACAGTGGGATAGACCTGTCGGGGAAAATGGAATCAGAGCTTAGTGAATGGTCAGCCCGTAAACTCCACATTGTGCAAGATGATGGTGGCAGAGTTGATGAAAGAGAATACATGCACTGGTATTCAAGAATTACACGTAAATTTGTAGGAAGGCCAGTGTCTCCCTTGCCTCAGTTTCAGAGAACAGTAAAGTTCAGAACCAAAAAGAAGAGAATG AATGCTGGTTTAAGAGATATTGCACATTTAGCAGATACATTCTTAACCGAAGGGTTGGATCCCATGCAAATTGACTCTATAACCAGGATCAGGTCTATTGCACATGATTGTTTAGGGGACCATATCGCAGATGAAACAGTAATTTCAGTCAATTCACAGATAGGAGACCTCGTTGAAGATACAACCGTAGTTGCAACGACTTCACAGAAAGAAGACCATGATGGAAATGCAACCATAGTTGCAGCCACTTCACAGAAAGAAGACCATGATGGAGATGCAACCATAGTTGCAGTCACTTCACAAAATGAAATTGgcaaaagaaaaagggaaaaggaACGTGTAAGAAGGAACACCAAGGGTAAACGTAAGAGGAAGGATGATTCAGTACAATATTATACTGCTAGGGAGGTTGAGCCAATTCAATTTTACGCTACACCATTCAGGGCTGATCCGATGCATTTATGTTGTCATTGTCGTGTTATTAGTCACATTGATCATTCATCCATTAAATTTGGCAAAAGAGTGAAGAAAAAGGATAAAGCAAGAAAGAAGTTGAGCAAGAAGACAAACCGGAAACGCAAGAGGAAGGATGATAGAGCGCAATGTGATGCAGCTGGTGAGGATGCCCTGTCTCAATTTCACAGTGCAGCTACCAAGGATAATCAGATTCAATTATCTCCTGTTGATAGCAAGGATGATCAACAGCAGCTAGTTCTTGCAGATGGTGAGGTTGAAGGTTTGCAGCCACATCATGCTGATGGTGAGCTTGATCATTCTGAACCAAGTCATGCTGCTGTTGAAGGTGAGCGATCAGAGACTAACCATGCAGCTTCTGAAGGTAAAGCAGCAGAGTCCAGTAATGCAGCAGATAAGGTTGTTGACCCAAATGGTGGTGACATAGCCCATGAAATTAATGACTTGAATCTTTCTCCTGTTGCTGGTGAGAGTCTTCCACAAACAGCAAAAGTTGAAGGAGAGGTTGTTCCAGGGACATCTGTTGAAACTGGGAAGGATGTTGCACAGcagaatgatattaaaagttgcaGTGTTGAATGA